A genomic region of Miscanthus floridulus cultivar M001 chromosome 3, ASM1932011v1, whole genome shotgun sequence contains the following coding sequences:
- the LOC136541968 gene encoding WAT1-related protein At4g30420-like has protein sequence MAGGGIRAGAEGYKPCAAMVATQCIFAAMMLWVKAAFGRGMSPMVFVVYRQAVATLVLAPIAIIANRARLKEMRLGMKAFFLVFLAALFGATVNQNLCYQGLHLGTSSLATTMSNLIPAITFVMAVAVGQETVNIREVSSTAKILGTAVCVGGAITIAFFKGPKLPREFVSDPFMLLHEFSSNNWVMGALFLVGSSSCWSLWLILQGPICQRYVDPLCLSAWTCFLSTLQSAVVTFFLLPDRSAWRIHSLFELSCYVFAGVFGSGVVFYLQSWCISVRGPLYSAMFTPLCTVLTTALSAAVLHEELHIGSLVGALAVITGLYIVLWGKAEDARMGRMPPALSKADVQPHPHSHSQLDIENTLSAPLMAGRERAQARN, from the exons ATGGCCGGCGGCGGCATCCGTGCGGGTGCGGAGGGCTACAAGCCGTGCGCGGCCATGGTGGCGACGCAGTGCATCTTCGCGGCAATGATGCTGTGGGTCAAGGCAGCGTTCGGGCGGGGCATGAGCCCCATGGTCTTCGTCGTCTACAGGCAGGCCGTCGCCACCCTCGTCCTTGCCCCGATAGCCATCATCGCCAATCG GGCGAGGCTGAAGGAGATGAGACTGGGAATGAAAGCTTTCTTTTTGGTGTTTCTGGCGGCTTTGTTTGG AGCTACAGTGAATCAGAACCTGTGCTACCAAGGGCTGCACCTGGGGACGTCGTCCCTGGCCACGACCATGTCGAATCTCATACCGGCGATCACCTTCGTCATGGCAGTAGCCGTTGG GCAAGAAACAGTGAACATCAGAGAAGTAAGTAGCACGGCTAAGATCTTAGGCACGGCTGTCTGCGTGGGAGGAGCCATCACCATCGCGTTCTTCAAAGGTCCGAAGCTGCCGAGGGAATTTGTCAGTGACCCGTTCATGCTTCTGCATGAGTTCAGCAGCAACAACTGGGTGATGGGTGCGCTCTTCCTCGTCGGCAGCAGCTCCTGCTGGTCCTTGTGGCTCATATTGCAG GGTCCTATCTGCCAACGGTACGTGGATCCTCTGTGCCTGTCGGCCTGGACCTGCTTCCTCTCCACCCTGCAGTCCGCCGTGGTCACTTTCTTCCTGCTGCCGGACCGTAGCGCGTGGAGGATCCACTCGCTCTTCGAGCTCTCCTGCTACGTCTTCGCG GGCGTGTTCGGGTCGGGCGTGGTGTTCTACCTGCAGTCGTGGTGCATCTCCGTGAGGGGCCCTCTCTACTCCGCCATGTTCACCCCGCTCTGCACCGTGCTCACCACCGCGCTCTCCGCCGCCGTTCTCCACGAAGAGCTGCACATCGGAAG CTTGGTAGGGGCCTTGGCCGTCATCACTGGCCTTTACATCGTCTTGTGGGGCAAAGCAGAGGACGCCAGGATGGGGAGGATGCCACCGGCTCTAAGCAAAGCGGACGTTCAGCCGCaccctcactctcactctcagcTTGACATTGAGAACACTCTCTCTGCACCTCTCATGGCAGGCAGGGAGCGTGCACAAGCACGCAACTGA
- the LOC136546269 gene encoding WAT1-related protein At4g30420-like — protein MRCLPACLLHLSSVRDRASSNGRQAPAGSASRSASTADAMEEYKPCAAMVVTQCIYAALALWSKAAFTGGMSPLVFVVYRQAVATIVLVPVVIAANRRKMKEMMGRLGMTGFSLVFVASLVGATVNQCLYYQGVNLGSSSMATAMTNLIPAITFVMAASVGLERVDVRRPRSLAKILGTAVCVSAAMAMAFFKGPKLLLGDLHALLLLHSPAAGGSRWVTGALFLVGSSSCWSLWLILQVPICKSYVDPLALSAWMCLLSTLQSALLVAFLLPDPTAWRIHSLFDLSCCLFSGVFGSGVTFYLQSWSISVRGPLYSAMFNPLCTVITTVFAAAVLREELHVGSLLGAIAVIAGLYVVLWGKAGDGKRAGMEPEQHSEDLEKTSARSDSTVDVGSGIAEPLLAAGDDPAEK, from the exons ATGaggtgcctgcctgcctgcctcttgCATTTGAGCAGCGTGCGAGATCGAGCCAGTAGTAACGGACGCCAGGCGCCGGCAGGCTCTGCAAGTCGATCTGCATCAACTGCAGACGCCATGGAGGAGTACAAACCGTGTGCGGCCATGGTGGTGACGCAGTGCATCTACGCGGCTCTAGCGCTCTGGTCCAAGGCGGCGTTCACCGGCGGCATGAGCCCCCTGGTCTTCGTCGTCTACAGGCAGGCCGTTGCCACCATTGTGCTCGTCCCCGTCGTCATCGCGGCCAACAG GAGGAAGATGAAGGAGATGATGGGCCGCCTTGGAATGACAGGCTTCTCCTTGGTCTTCGTCGCGTCTCTTGTCGG GGCGACAGTGAATCAGTGTTTGTACTACCAAGGGGTGAATCTGGGCTCGTCATCGATGGCAACGGCCATGACCAACTTGATTCCGGCCATCACCTTCGTCATGGCAGCATCAGTCGG GCTAGAGAGGGTGGACGTGAGGAGGCCGAGGAGCCTGGCCAAGATCTTGGGCACGGCCGTCTGCGtcagcgccgccatggccatggccttcTTCAAGGGCCCGAAGCTGCTGCTGGGCGACCTGCACGCTCTCCTCCTCCTGCACTCGCCGGCGGCGGGCGGCAGCAGGTGGGTGACGGGCGCGCTCTTCCTGGTGGGCAGCAGCTCCTGCTGGTCGCTCTGGCTCATCCTGCAGGTGCCCATCTGCAAGTCGTACGTGGACCCGCTGGCGCTGTCGGCGTGGATGTGCCTCCTGTCCACGCTGCAGTCCGCGCTGCTCGTCGCCTTCCTCCTGCCGGACCCGACCGCCTGGAGGATCCACTCGCTCTTCGACCTCTCCTGCTGCCTCTTCTCG GGGGTGTTCGGGTCAGGTGTCACGTTCTACCTGCAGTCGTGGAGCATCTCAGTGAGGGGACCGCTCTACTCCGCCATGTTCAACCCGCTCTGCACCGTGATCACCACCGTgttcgccgccgccgtcctccgcGAAGAGCTGCACGTCGGCAG CTTGCTGGGCGCGATCGCCGTCATCGCGGGGCTGTACGTGGTGCTGTGGGGCAAAGCGGGCGACGGCAAGAGGGCCGGGATGGAGCCAGAGCAGCACTCGGAAGATTTGGAGAAGACGTCGGCGCGGTCGGACTCGACGGTCGACGTCGGCAGTGGCATCGCCGAGCCCCTCCTGGCGGCCGGCGATGATCCAGCGGAGAAGTAG